In Opitutaceae bacterium TAV5, one genomic interval encodes:
- a CDS encoding ABC transporter ATP-binding protein: MKASLHMTWKLIRPWWVSDERWAARGLFTLVLGLDLSRVYTAARISYWQKNFYDALTNYDMSVVRNLLLELGIIASAGVLIDTSRIWFYQSLEIRWRGWMTDVFLHRWLSGSMFHRVETGHRADNPDQRIAEDLREMVRQTLELTLGFIRNCVNLVSFCVIIWGISGTLTFALFGVAVNIPGYMLWAAVIYALVVSIVMEKLGSHMVAVEYQHQQCEADFRFLMVRVRENSAQIALSEGGPAERIRLAGLFGAVRENWSRVMVFTRRVTAIERFYIELGAFIPYLLIIPRYFAREITLGALMQLTIGFSRVRGGFSWFIFQYKQLATLRSVYRRLIEFDAILSTPETAVGITVTRSGRPALSTHDLALALPDGKLLTRIGAVTFAPGSRWLIRGVSGVGKSTFLRAIAGLWPHGSGNVDLPEGRLMFLPQESYLPLGTLKAALCYPKLAEAFSDTACIRVLELCELGVRAGDLDVDTQWARRLSPGEKQRLAFARALLHRPDFLFMDEATSALDPELEHRLMTLLLRELSSTAVVSVAHRETMSSFHQYTLKIVPADLAAQPESSGLPLAALPVSRTP; encoded by the coding sequence ATGAAAGCCAGCCTTCACATGACCTGGAAGCTCATCCGCCCCTGGTGGGTGTCGGATGAGCGCTGGGCCGCGCGCGGGCTTTTCACGCTCGTTCTCGGCCTCGACCTCAGCCGGGTCTACACGGCGGCGCGCATCAGTTACTGGCAGAAAAATTTTTACGATGCGCTCACGAACTACGACATGTCCGTTGTCCGGAATCTGCTGCTGGAGTTGGGCATCATCGCCAGCGCCGGCGTCCTCATCGACACGTCGCGGATCTGGTTTTACCAGTCGCTTGAAATCCGCTGGCGAGGCTGGATGACGGATGTCTTCCTGCACCGCTGGCTCTCCGGCTCGATGTTTCATCGTGTGGAAACCGGACACCGGGCCGACAACCCCGACCAGCGCATTGCCGAAGACCTGCGGGAGATGGTGCGCCAGACGCTGGAGCTCACTCTCGGGTTCATCCGCAACTGCGTAAACCTGGTTTCCTTCTGCGTCATCATCTGGGGCATCTCCGGCACGCTTACCTTCGCGCTTTTCGGCGTCGCGGTGAACATCCCCGGCTACATGCTGTGGGCCGCGGTCATCTACGCGCTGGTCGTCTCCATCGTCATGGAAAAACTGGGCAGCCACATGGTCGCCGTCGAATACCAGCACCAGCAATGCGAGGCCGATTTTCGTTTTCTGATGGTGCGCGTGCGCGAGAACAGCGCCCAGATCGCGCTGAGCGAAGGCGGCCCGGCGGAGCGAATCCGCCTCGCCGGCCTCTTCGGCGCCGTCCGCGAGAACTGGAGCCGCGTGATGGTGTTTACCCGCCGCGTCACGGCCATCGAGCGTTTCTACATCGAGCTGGGCGCGTTCATCCCCTACCTCCTCATCATTCCGCGGTATTTCGCGAGGGAGATCACTCTCGGCGCGCTGATGCAGCTGACGATCGGTTTTTCACGCGTGCGAGGCGGATTCTCGTGGTTTATTTTCCAATACAAGCAGCTCGCCACGCTCCGTTCCGTCTACCGTCGCCTGATCGAGTTTGACGCCATCCTGTCCACGCCGGAAACGGCGGTGGGAATCACCGTCACGCGCTCCGGCCGGCCCGCCCTGAGCACGCACGACCTCGCGCTCGCGTTGCCCGACGGCAAACTCCTCACCCGCATCGGCGCGGTGACGTTCGCCCCCGGCTCCCGCTGGCTGATCCGGGGCGTTTCGGGTGTGGGCAAGAGCACCTTCCTGCGTGCCATCGCCGGCCTCTGGCCGCACGGTTCGGGAAACGTGGATTTGCCGGAAGGACGCCTCATGTTTCTGCCCCAGGAATCCTACCTGCCGCTCGGCACCCTGAAGGCCGCCCTCTGCTATCCCAAACTCGCCGAAGCCTTCTCCGACACCGCCTGCATCCGGGTGCTGGAACTGTGCGAACTCGGCGTCCGCGCCGGCGATCTCGACGTGGACACGCAATGGGCCAGGCGCCTTTCGCCCGGCGAAAAACAACGGCTCGCCTTCGCCCGCGCGCTCCTGCACCGCCCCGATTTCCTCTTCATGGACGAGGCCACCTCCGCGCTCGATCCGGAGCTGGAACACCGGCTGATGACCCTCCTCCTGCGGGAGTTGTCCTCCACCGCCGTCGTCAGCGTGGCCCACCGCGAAACGATGTCGTCGTTTCACCAATACACCCTGAAAATCGTTCCCGCCGACCTCGCCGCGCAGCCGGAGTCCTCCGGCCTGCCCCTCGCAGCGCTTCCCGTCTCCCGGACACCATGA
- a CDS encoding TonB-denpendent receptor — protein MTSMTQSIITRRRQGFPSRAVFALFLLLTPALAPSVAQAQSSPAVDPRASETGSVDGSLLIAGGPAHPADSVRVTVLETGAAARVDAQGRYAFPDLPPGTYTLIASGEGYGRLRITDVVVRPGQRLTLGQEILPVLPDGDNIVRLEDVVVRARRDDVVELDPYNVTASRDSYVSPVTVAGKLAVPVRQIPQSVSVITQQRIEDQHLLTVADALNQTTGITVISNDSTQSQYYSRGYALNVQNDGLASTNSLSGYQQLDLAFYERVEVLRGPAGVLQGTGNLGGVVNLVKKRTTDKFEASASASVGSWDNYLGQFDVNVPLNTTKTVRGRIVGFAQDRDFFYDRSHSEKLGGYGIVEWDLAPRTTASVSFSIQEEDADVSFMGLPAWTSGGLLDVSRSTNPYPDWNRMEWTTRDYGFDLEHRFQSEWVAKVRLNHRDQGLFFKDGYPSSGVDPATGALNYARREYDYNYKRDAIDLYLSGPIELFGREHTLLLGYNYDKFDYDYVGVVAPSLTDIPFGRPDLVSDFDLAYDRDGASKTTQSGFYGQARISVVDPLTIVLGGRVSDYRTKSRSRTPSLVRDWTPGARESGEFTPYAGAVYDLTRQISLYGSYSDIFVPQTQEKSDGSTIDPRVGEQYEVGVKGEFFDKKLNVSFALFNMKDTGRAYESPAGSGYYVNAGEVESKGLEFEVSGSPFPGYELTAGYTWLKTEITKARSGEGDNWDTWEPEHTFKFWGTRRFTDGPFDGLTLGLGFIWVSASSAGTDDWAVRSQSSYSLASALVSYRFNRHLSASLNANNLFDTTYYTRLGGLNTYNTYGEPRNFTLTVRYVF, from the coding sequence ATGACATCCATGACTCAGTCCATTATCACGCGGCGTCGACAGGGATTTCCGTCGCGCGCCGTTTTTGCCCTCTTCCTGCTGCTGACTCCGGCTCTCGCGCCGTCAGTGGCGCAGGCCCAGTCTTCGCCCGCGGTCGATCCCCGGGCGTCCGAAACCGGTTCGGTTGACGGCTCGCTGCTGATTGCCGGAGGCCCCGCGCACCCGGCGGACAGCGTCCGGGTGACCGTGCTCGAAACCGGCGCGGCTGCCCGCGTGGACGCGCAGGGGCGATATGCCTTTCCCGATCTTCCTCCTGGCACCTACACGCTGATCGCCAGCGGCGAGGGCTACGGACGTCTGCGTATCACCGATGTGGTGGTGCGCCCCGGCCAGCGCCTGACCCTGGGCCAGGAAATCCTGCCCGTGCTTCCGGACGGCGACAATATCGTCAGGCTGGAGGATGTCGTGGTGCGGGCGCGACGCGACGATGTCGTGGAGCTGGATCCCTACAACGTGACCGCGTCGAGGGATTCTTATGTGAGCCCTGTCACCGTGGCGGGCAAGCTGGCGGTACCCGTCAGGCAGATACCCCAGTCGGTATCCGTGATCACGCAACAGCGGATCGAGGATCAGCACCTCCTTACCGTGGCCGATGCCCTGAACCAGACCACGGGCATTACCGTCATTTCCAACGACAGCACCCAAAGTCAGTATTACTCGAGAGGATACGCCCTGAACGTGCAGAACGACGGCCTGGCGTCCACCAACTCCCTGTCCGGTTACCAGCAGCTCGACCTCGCTTTCTATGAGCGGGTGGAGGTGCTGCGCGGACCGGCCGGCGTGCTCCAGGGCACGGGCAATCTCGGCGGTGTCGTCAACCTCGTCAAGAAACGCACGACGGACAAGTTCGAGGCGTCCGCGTCCGCTTCCGTCGGGAGTTGGGACAACTACCTGGGCCAGTTTGACGTGAACGTGCCGCTGAACACCACGAAGACGGTACGCGGCCGGATCGTGGGTTTCGCGCAGGACCGGGACTTTTTCTATGACCGTTCCCACAGCGAAAAACTGGGCGGTTACGGCATTGTTGAATGGGATCTGGCTCCGCGTACGACGGCCAGTGTGTCCTTCTCGATCCAGGAGGAGGATGCCGATGTCTCGTTCATGGGCCTGCCCGCGTGGACCAGCGGGGGACTGCTCGATGTTTCCCGCTCGACCAATCCGTATCCGGACTGGAACCGGATGGAATGGACTACCCGCGATTACGGTTTCGACCTCGAACATCGTTTCCAAAGCGAATGGGTTGCCAAGGTTCGGCTCAACCACCGTGATCAGGGTCTCTTTTTCAAGGACGGTTATCCCTCCTCGGGCGTCGATCCTGCGACCGGCGCCCTGAACTATGCGCGGCGCGAGTATGATTACAATTACAAGCGCGACGCCATCGATCTCTATCTCTCCGGCCCGATCGAGCTGTTCGGCCGCGAGCATACCCTGCTCCTCGGTTACAATTACGACAAATTCGACTACGACTACGTCGGCGTCGTCGCCCCCTCCCTCACGGACATTCCTTTCGGTCGCCCCGATCTCGTTTCCGATTTCGATCTGGCTTACGACCGCGACGGCGCGTCCAAAACGACCCAGAGCGGTTTTTACGGGCAGGCCCGGATCAGCGTCGTCGATCCGCTCACAATCGTCCTCGGCGGACGGGTCAGCGACTACCGGACCAAATCCCGCAGCCGGACCCCCTCTCTGGTCCGGGACTGGACTCCGGGAGCACGGGAGAGCGGCGAATTCACACCCTATGCCGGTGCGGTCTATGATCTGACCAGGCAGATTTCGCTCTACGGCAGCTACTCGGATATTTTCGTCCCGCAAACCCAGGAAAAATCCGATGGCAGCACCATCGATCCCCGCGTCGGCGAGCAATACGAGGTCGGCGTGAAAGGAGAGTTTTTCGACAAGAAACTGAACGTTTCTTTCGCGCTCTTCAACATGAAGGACACCGGTCGCGCCTACGAATCCCCGGCGGGCTCGGGTTACTACGTGAATGCCGGCGAGGTCGAGAGCAAGGGCCTCGAGTTCGAGGTCTCCGGCAGCCCGTTCCCGGGCTATGAGCTGACAGCCGGCTACACCTGGCTGAAAACGGAAATCACCAAGGCCCGCAGTGGCGAGGGTGACAACTGGGACACTTGGGAACCCGAGCATACCTTCAAGTTCTGGGGTACGCGCCGGTTCACCGACGGCCCGTTTGACGGACTCACGCTTGGTCTCGGTTTCATCTGGGTCAGTGCCAGTTCGGCAGGTACGGACGACTGGGCCGTGCGTTCGCAAAGCAGCTACTCCTTGGCGAGCGCGCTCGTCAGCTACCGGTTCAACAGGCACCTCTCGGCCAGTCTCAATGCGAACAATCTCTTCGACACCACGTACTACACCCGTCTGGGCGGACTCAATACCTACAACACCTACGGCGAACCGAGGAATTTCACGCTGACCGTTCGCTATGTCTTCTGA
- a CDS encoding alcohol dehydrogenase: MPIARAYSASRHDAALAPFSFLRREPLPHDVEIAILYCGVCHSDLHQARNEWRDTVYPCVPGHEITGRVTRIGDKVTKFTPGDPVAVGCMVDSCRVCPSCREGLENYCEAGSTGTYNDPDPHAGGVTYGGYSESIVVDEAFVLRMPSGLDLAAAAPLLCAGVTTWSPLRHWKIGSSHQVGVVGLGGLGHMAVKLARALGARVTLFTTSPGKAADARRLGAHDVVVSKDPDALVIHRGRLDFVLDTVSAPHDVNIWLDLLRRDGTLALVGAPPGPHPLAAFSLLTRRRQVAGSLIGSIRETQELLDFCAAHGIAADIELIPIWRINEAFDRLLAGDVKYRFVIDMKSLDSSQP, encoded by the coding sequence ATGCCCATCGCCCGCGCTTACTCCGCCTCCCGTCACGACGCCGCCCTCGCACCGTTTTCCTTCCTTCGCCGCGAACCGCTCCCGCACGACGTGGAGATTGCCATCCTCTACTGCGGCGTCTGCCACTCCGATCTCCACCAGGCCCGGAACGAATGGCGCGACACCGTCTATCCCTGCGTGCCCGGCCACGAGATTACCGGGCGCGTCACCCGTATCGGAGACAAGGTGACAAAGTTTACGCCCGGCGATCCCGTCGCCGTCGGCTGCATGGTCGATTCCTGCCGCGTCTGTCCGAGCTGCCGCGAAGGTCTGGAAAACTACTGCGAAGCCGGCTCCACCGGCACCTACAACGATCCCGACCCGCACGCCGGCGGCGTCACGTATGGCGGCTATTCGGAAAGCATCGTGGTGGACGAAGCCTTCGTGCTGCGCATGCCGTCCGGGCTCGACCTCGCCGCCGCCGCGCCGCTGCTCTGCGCCGGCGTCACCACCTGGTCGCCATTGCGCCACTGGAAAATCGGCTCCAGCCACCAGGTCGGTGTGGTCGGGCTGGGCGGGCTCGGCCACATGGCCGTCAAGCTCGCCCGAGCTCTCGGCGCGCGGGTCACGCTTTTCACCACCTCGCCGGGCAAGGCGGCGGACGCCCGCCGGCTGGGCGCGCACGATGTCGTTGTATCCAAAGATCCTGACGCGCTGGTCATTCACCGCGGTCGCCTCGACTTCGTCCTCGACACCGTTTCCGCGCCGCACGACGTGAACATCTGGCTCGATCTGCTCCGCCGCGACGGCACGCTCGCGCTCGTGGGCGCTCCGCCCGGGCCGCATCCGCTGGCTGCCTTCAGCCTGCTCACCCGCCGCCGCCAGGTCGCCGGCTCCCTGATCGGCAGTATCCGCGAGACGCAGGAACTGCTCGATTTCTGCGCTGCGCATGGCATCGCCGCCGACATCGAGCTGATTCCGATCTGGCGGATCAACGAAGCCTTCGACCGCCTGCTGGCGGGCGATGTGAAATACCGTTTCGTCATCGACATGAAATCGCTGGACTCTTCGCAACCATGA
- a CDS encoding copper-binding protein yields the protein MAHITLKVTGMKCGGCSGRVKRALTALEGVTTAEVTLETGAVAVDFDAARTGEAAIRDTILDLGFEVAATS from the coding sequence ATGGCACACATCACACTGAAAGTAACAGGAATGAAATGCGGCGGCTGCTCGGGCCGCGTGAAACGCGCGCTCACCGCGCTGGAGGGCGTCACCACCGCCGAAGTGACGCTCGAAACCGGAGCGGTCGCCGTCGATTTCGACGCCGCCAGAACCGGAGAGGCGGCGATCAGGGACACAATCCTCGATCTCGGTTTCGAGGTGGCGGCCACATCCTGA
- a CDS encoding ATPase P produces MSQPTTTTLSTLHLPVTGMSCTACALQLERSLRRLPGVEARVDFASERARIEYDPATVPPGKLLEAIEKTGFGVARKTVTLALEGMSCVACAKQIETALSRAPGVQATVNFAAARARVDYVPGLVTEDDLVARVKKAGFGARAAAGLDDDGEARRQAREQKRELALFAFAIVFTLPLAAQMIFMFIAPADHFMLPGWLQWLLATPVQFVAGARFYRAAWKSLRGGSANMDVLVSLGTSAAYFYSVVATLQGVAHVYFEASATLITLVLLGKLLEVRAKRKTSSAIRSLVQLQPAVAHVERDGLLVEIPARDLKVGDVFVVHAGDSIPVDGAVLTGESSVDESMLTGESLPVAKTVGSRVYAATLNQQGTFKARATGVGADTALAKVIRLVEEAQGSRAPIQRLADRIAGVFVPAVVVISLLTFAVTWFVTGHFTVALINAVATLVIACPCSLGLATPTAIMVGTGLGARAGILIRNAEVLERSRQIGVLVLDKTGTLTEGRPVVTDVLPVDEADEVRVLRLAASLEQGSKHPLAQAIARRARESGVSLDATVLGFLSVPGQGVQAVHDGHPVLLGSPAFLAANGIACDPRVLSRFQEQGKTVVGLASGGRLLGWLAAADRLRDTSKAAIARLRGMGIRVVMLTGDNEGTARAIAAQAGIDEFTAGCLPQDKAEQVARLKAGGAVVGMVGDGINDAPALAAADVSFAIGAGSDIAIEAADIVLMRSDLSAVPSAIDLSRATLAKIRQNLFFAFFYNVLGIPLAALGFLNPVIAGAAMALSSVSVVSNSLLLRRWKP; encoded by the coding sequence ATGAGCCAACCGACCACCACCACACTCTCGACGCTTCACCTTCCCGTCACCGGGATGTCCTGCACGGCCTGCGCCCTGCAACTGGAACGCAGCCTGCGACGGCTGCCCGGAGTGGAGGCGCGGGTCGATTTCGCGAGCGAGCGCGCCCGCATCGAATACGATCCCGCCACCGTCCCGCCCGGCAAGCTGCTGGAGGCGATCGAAAAAACCGGTTTCGGCGTGGCCCGTAAAACCGTCACGCTCGCCCTCGAAGGTATGTCGTGCGTGGCCTGCGCGAAGCAGATCGAGACGGCGCTCAGCCGCGCTCCCGGCGTGCAGGCCACGGTCAACTTCGCCGCCGCAAGGGCGCGCGTCGATTACGTGCCCGGCCTCGTCACCGAAGACGATCTGGTGGCCCGCGTGAAAAAAGCCGGCTTCGGCGCGCGGGCCGCCGCCGGCCTCGACGACGACGGGGAGGCGCGCCGCCAGGCCCGCGAGCAGAAACGCGAACTGGCCCTGTTTGCTTTCGCCATCGTCTTCACGCTGCCCCTTGCCGCGCAGATGATCTTCATGTTCATCGCGCCCGCCGACCACTTCATGCTGCCCGGCTGGCTCCAGTGGCTGCTCGCCACGCCCGTGCAGTTTGTCGCCGGAGCGCGATTTTACCGCGCCGCGTGGAAGTCGCTTCGCGGCGGTTCCGCCAACATGGACGTGCTCGTCTCGCTCGGCACCAGCGCCGCCTACTTCTACAGCGTCGTCGCCACCTTGCAGGGCGTCGCGCATGTGTACTTCGAGGCCAGCGCCACCCTCATCACACTCGTGTTGCTGGGCAAGCTGCTCGAAGTCCGCGCCAAGCGGAAAACCTCGTCGGCCATCCGTTCGCTGGTGCAGCTCCAGCCCGCCGTCGCCCATGTGGAACGCGACGGCCTCCTGGTGGAGATCCCCGCCCGCGACCTGAAGGTGGGCGATGTCTTCGTCGTGCATGCCGGCGACAGCATCCCGGTGGACGGCGCCGTGCTGACCGGGGAGTCGAGCGTGGATGAATCCATGCTCACCGGCGAAAGTCTCCCGGTGGCCAAGACCGTGGGCAGCCGCGTCTATGCCGCGACCCTCAACCAGCAGGGCACGTTCAAGGCCCGCGCCACCGGCGTCGGGGCCGACACTGCGCTGGCGAAAGTCATCCGTCTCGTGGAGGAGGCGCAGGGCTCGCGAGCGCCGATCCAGCGGCTGGCCGACAGGATCGCCGGCGTCTTCGTGCCCGCTGTCGTGGTTATTTCACTACTGACGTTTGCCGTCACCTGGTTTGTCACCGGGCACTTCACGGTCGCCCTGATCAACGCCGTGGCCACGCTCGTGATCGCGTGTCCCTGCTCGCTCGGGCTCGCCACGCCGACCGCCATCATGGTCGGCACGGGTCTGGGGGCGCGCGCCGGCATCCTCATCCGCAACGCCGAGGTGCTGGAACGTTCGCGGCAGATCGGCGTGCTCGTGCTCGACAAGACCGGCACGCTCACCGAAGGCCGGCCGGTGGTCACCGATGTGCTGCCCGTCGATGAAGCCGACGAAGTCCGCGTGCTGCGCCTCGCGGCCAGTCTGGAACAAGGCTCGAAGCACCCGCTCGCCCAGGCCATCGCCCGGCGCGCCCGGGAGAGCGGTGTCTCCCTCGATGCCACGGTGTTGGGCTTTCTGTCCGTCCCCGGCCAGGGCGTGCAGGCCGTGCATGACGGCCATCCCGTGCTGCTCGGCTCTCCGGCTTTTCTCGCTGCCAACGGTATCGCGTGCGATCCACGGGTCCTCTCCAGGTTCCAGGAGCAGGGCAAGACCGTGGTCGGGCTCGCCTCGGGCGGACGCCTCCTCGGCTGGCTCGCCGCGGCCGACCGGTTGCGCGACACGTCGAAGGCGGCGATTGCCCGCCTCCGCGGCATGGGTATCCGCGTTGTCATGCTGACCGGAGACAACGAAGGTACGGCCCGCGCCATCGCCGCGCAGGCCGGCATCGACGAGTTTACCGCCGGCTGTCTCCCGCAGGACAAGGCGGAGCAGGTCGCCCGGCTCAAGGCCGGCGGCGCGGTTGTCGGCATGGTGGGCGACGGTATCAACGACGCCCCGGCGCTGGCGGCAGCTGACGTGAGCTTCGCCATCGGCGCCGGGTCCGATATCGCCATCGAGGCCGCCGATATCGTGCTCATGCGCAGCGACCTTTCCGCGGTGCCTTCGGCCATCGACCTCTCGCGGGCCACCCTGGCAAAGATCCGGCAAAATCTTTTCTTCGCGTTTTTCTACAACGTGCTCGGCATCCCGCTGGCGGCGCTCGGGTTTCTCAACCCGGTGATCGCGGGCGCGGCGATGGCGCTGAGCTCGGTGTCGGTGGTGAGCAACTCGCTCCTGCTGCGCCGCTGGAAACCCTGA
- a CDS encoding GCN5 family acetyltransferase, translating into MTTPAIEAAAPDTIYRTSYLAALAASCAAGYEGFTLWHSGLAETDFLAFLRRLQRDEEGVDLPDGFVPASHLWLVTPERDVVGIVNVRHRLGPGNERVGGHIGYFVPHAFRGKGYGHLCLTHGLARARTLGIKRVLITCSPENTASRRIITRHGGVFESEVADPQAGRKLRFWITLPPPVPSAP; encoded by the coding sequence ATGACCACGCCCGCCATCGAAGCCGCCGCGCCGGACACGATTTACCGCACGTCTTACCTCGCCGCCCTGGCCGCCTCGTGCGCGGCGGGCTACGAAGGCTTCACACTCTGGCATTCCGGCCTCGCCGAAACCGATTTTCTGGCGTTCCTGCGCCGCCTGCAACGTGACGAGGAGGGCGTCGATCTGCCCGACGGTTTTGTGCCGGCCTCGCATCTCTGGCTGGTCACGCCCGAGCGCGACGTCGTCGGCATCGTCAACGTTCGCCACCGCCTGGGTCCGGGTAACGAACGGGTCGGCGGGCATATCGGCTATTTCGTGCCGCACGCCTTCCGGGGAAAGGGCTACGGGCATCTCTGCCTGACACACGGACTTGCCAGGGCGCGGACGCTCGGCATCAAGCGTGTGCTCATCACCTGCTCGCCGGAAAACACGGCCTCCCGGCGCATCATCACCCGCCACGGCGGCGTCTTCGAGAGTGAGGTCGCAGACCCGCAGGCCGGCCGCAAGCTGCGCTTCTGGATCACACTTCCACCACCGGTCCCATCCGCTCCATGA
- a CDS encoding methyltransferase has translation MNPPVEIWNRRYNAAILSPGNARAKEADPWLARWLEDASGAFPGAGAPPLRALDLGCGAGRDTAYLLARGYAVTALDFSAGAIALSSRRNPAARHLLADLRDLDRHLPAGAPDNDDWHLVVASLSLHYFTREETLAIFAAIHARLRPGGLFAFRVNAFDERGAPPDPTSWAPVTSVEDGVPRQYFTEDKILTALAGRYSIISLRKLAIIRHGSEKSLYEVIVLKPEETTS, from the coding sequence ATGAACCCTCCCGTCGAAATCTGGAACCGTCGCTACAACGCCGCCATCCTCTCACCCGGCAATGCGCGCGCCAAGGAAGCCGATCCGTGGCTGGCCCGCTGGCTCGAAGACGCCTCCGGGGCGTTCCCGGGCGCCGGGGCTCCGCCCCTGCGCGCGCTCGATCTCGGCTGCGGCGCCGGCCGCGACACCGCGTACCTGCTTGCCCGCGGCTACGCCGTCACCGCGCTCGATTTCTCCGCCGGCGCCATCGCCCTCTCCTCCCGACGCAACCCCGCCGCCCGCCACCTGCTCGCCGACCTGCGCGACCTCGACCGCCACCTCCCGGCCGGCGCGCCGGACAATGATGACTGGCACCTCGTCGTCGCCAGCCTGTCGCTCCACTATTTCACCCGGGAAGAAACCCTGGCGATCTTCGCCGCGATCCACGCCCGGCTGCGTCCCGGCGGCCTCTTCGCCTTTCGCGTCAACGCCTTCGACGAACGCGGCGCGCCCCCCGACCCGACCTCCTGGGCGCCCGTCACCAGCGTCGAGGACGGCGTGCCCCGGCAATATTTCACCGAGGACAAAATCCTCACCGCGCTCGCCGGCCGTTACAGCATCATCTCTCTCCGCAAGCTGGCCATCATTCGCCACGGCTCCGAAAAATCGCTCTACGAAGTGATCGTTCTCAAACCCGAGGAAACAACCTCCTGA
- a CDS encoding cysteine synthase has product MPRICNDITETVGHTPLVRLNRTAARHQARADILLKLEFFNPLSSVKDRIGVALIEGALRSGLINRNTVLIEPTSGCAGLSLAFAAAARGLRLILVMPENAPFEQRKLLKILGAKTVLTRASRGMSGAMDKADELHRRIPDSLILDQFNHPDNPGIHRRTTAAEIWDDTDGAVDILVAGVGTGGTLTGVGEALKVRKPGVRVVAVEPATSPVLSGGRPGAHRLQGLGPGFIPGVFNPKICDEIILVRDTDAARVAQQVARLDGIPVGISSGAAIQAALQVARRPENAGRQIVVIVPSAAERYLFTWLFDGIDAGSDSIADLLDSIARPPAISTPALESVTLTTGSPVPPEDFRFSPPRMSPESVVNSSSRSSSEA; this is encoded by the coding sequence ATGCCACGTATCTGCAATGACATTACCGAAACCGTCGGACACACTCCGCTGGTGCGCCTCAACCGGACTGCGGCCCGGCACCAGGCCCGGGCCGACATCCTGCTCAAGCTCGAATTTTTCAACCCGCTCTCGAGTGTGAAAGACCGCATCGGCGTGGCGCTGATCGAGGGCGCCCTCCGTTCGGGGCTCATCAACCGGAACACCGTCCTCATCGAACCCACCAGCGGCTGCGCCGGCCTTTCGCTCGCCTTTGCCGCCGCCGCCCGCGGGCTTCGTCTCATCCTCGTCATGCCGGAAAACGCCCCCTTCGAGCAGCGCAAGCTCCTGAAAATTCTCGGGGCGAAGACCGTGCTCACCCGCGCCTCGCGCGGCATGTCGGGCGCCATGGACAAGGCGGACGAACTGCATCGCCGCATTCCCGACAGTCTTATCCTCGACCAGTTCAACCACCCGGACAACCCCGGTATCCACCGCCGCACGACCGCCGCAGAGATATGGGACGACACCGACGGCGCCGTCGACATTCTGGTCGCGGGCGTCGGCACCGGCGGCACCCTCACCGGAGTCGGCGAGGCGTTGAAGGTGCGCAAGCCGGGCGTGCGGGTGGTCGCGGTGGAACCCGCCACATCGCCGGTCCTCTCGGGCGGGCGGCCGGGCGCGCACCGGTTGCAGGGCCTCGGACCCGGCTTCATCCCCGGCGTGTTCAACCCGAAGATCTGCGACGAAATCATTCTCGTCCGTGACACCGATGCGGCGCGTGTGGCGCAGCAGGTCGCCCGGCTCGACGGCATCCCGGTCGGCATCTCCTCGGGCGCTGCCATCCAGGCGGCGTTGCAGGTGGCCCGCCGTCCGGAAAACGCCGGCCGCCAGATCGTCGTTATCGTTCCTTCCGCGGCGGAGCGATATCTGTTCACCTGGCTGTTCGACGGCATCGACGCCGGATCCGACTCCATCGCCGACCTGCTCGACTCCATCGCCCGCCCGCCCGCGATCTCCACCCCGGCGCTGGAATCTGTCACCTTGACCACGGGTTCGCCCGTCCCCCCGGAAGATTTCAGGTTTTCGCCTCCGCGCATGTCGCCGGAATCCGTGGTCAACTCATCTTCCCGATCCTCCTCCGAAGCATAA